The genomic segment CGGCAGCCAGGGCTGCTGGGAGCAGTACGCCTCCGGGCGGGCCCTGGTCCGTTACGCCCGCCAGCGCTCCGTGGCCACCCCCGAGAACGCCGGGATCCTGCTGTCGCTCGGCGACGGAACGCCCGAGGGCATCGAGGGCCGGCACGTCAGCCAGGCGGCGCGGCGGGGCGACCCGGTCGCCGTCGACTCGTTCCGCGAACTCGCCCGCTGGGCGGGCGCGGGGCTGGCCGATCTGGCCTCGCTCTTCGACCCCTCGGCCTTCATCATCGGCGGCGGCGTCTCGGACGAGGGCGATCTGGTCCTGGACCCGATCCGCAAGTCGTTCCGGCGCTGGCTGGTCGGCAGCCAGTGGCGGCCGCACGCCCAGGTGCTCGCCGCGCAGCTCGGCGGCAAGGCCGGTCTGGTGGGTGCCGCCGACCTGGCGCGCCAGGGCTGACCGGCTGAGAGGACCGAGCGGGTGAGCGCGGCGGGGACGGGCGGGTCGGACGGGACGGACACGGGCGCACCGGGAGCCCCCGAGCCGGGCGCCCCCGAGCCGGCCGGGCCGGGGGACGGGGCGGTGCACGGCCCCGGCACCGGTGGCACGGCCTCGGACGGTCCGGCCGCTCTCCCCGCCTCCCGCACCGAGGGGGACGGCTCCGCCGTGATCCGCGTGCTCAGCTACAACGTCCGCTCGCTGCGCGACGACCGGGAGGCGCTGGCCCGGGTCATCCGGGCCTGCGCCCCCGATCTCGTCCTGATCCAGGAGGCGCCGCGGTTCTTCCGCTGGCGCAAGGCGGTCGCGCGGCTCGCCCGCGCCGCCGAGCTGGTGTACGTCACGGGCGGGGCCACCGCCACCGGCCCGCTGATCCTTTCCTCGCTCCGCGCCCGGGTGGAGCGCACCGAGGACATCCTGCTGCCGCTCACCCCGGGACTGCACCGGCGCGGCTTCGCCACCGCGGTCCTGCGGTTCGGGGGCGCGCGGCTGGTGGCGGCGAGCTGCCACCTCAGCCTGGCGGCGGCCGAGCGCGAGGCGCAGGCCGGGATGCTGCTGGACGTCCTGGACCGGCAGACGTGGGAGGCCGGGGTGGCGCACGCGGTCGTCGGCGGCGATCTCAACGACCGGCCGGGCGGGCGCGCGTTCCGCAGACTCACCGGCGGGCTGCGGGACGCCTGGGCCGAGGCCCCCTGGGGCGGCGAGTACACCTCGACCCCCGCCGATCCGCACCAGCGCATCGACGCGGTGCTGGCCACGGAGGGCGTGGAGGTCCTGGGCTGCGGGGTACCCCTGGACCTCGGCGGCGTGAGCCACGCCGATCTCCGGGCCGCCACGGACCATCTCCCCGTTCTGGCCGCCCTCAGGATCCCCGCCGGACCCGGCGCCCGGCACCGCGGGTCACCGGCGCGCGGCTGAACACGCCCCGCCGGTACGGCGGTTGGCGCGGAGCATCCCGGAACTGGCGAAGACCCCCGTGCGACGGAGGTACCCACCTCGATCGCACGGAGGCCTTCGGGGAACACCGTAGGCCCGGAGGCCCGTTTTCGGAAGGCGCCCGTCCGCGGTGATTCCGGATTCATCGGCGGGCCGGGCCGGGAGTCAGACGACGGCGCCCCGGCCCGGGTCGTCGTCCTCCTCGTCGTCCTCCCGCATCCGGGCGACGAGGGTCGCGAAGCCGCCCAGGAAGCCGCCGACCCCGAGGGTCGCGATCCACCAGGTGACCGGCTGCTGGGCCAGCACTGTGACGATCAGCAGCAGCGGTCCGCCGAGCACCGCGAGCCAGGCGAACTTGGTGGGGGTGTCGGCCTCCGGGAGCGGCGGCGGCTCGGGCGGTACGAAGTGGTCCTCGTCCCCGCCCTCTCCGCCTCCCGCGCCGCCCGCGTCCCCGGCGGGCTCACGCGGGCTCCAGTCCCGGGGGCCCGTGCCGGCCGGGAAGATGACGCTCGACCCCAGCGGCCGGTCCGCCCCGGCCGCCGGCCCGGAGCCGGGGGAGACCGGGGCCCCGGGCCGGCCGGCGGCCCCGGAGGGGTCCGCGGAGCCGGAGCCCGCGCCCTCCGCCCCGGACGTCCCCGCCTCCCCGGCGGTATCCGACGGCTCCGTCCCCGCGGGCCCGGACTCCCGCCGTACGGGCTCCCGGCCCGCGCCGCCGCGCGCCGGCTTCCCCGGCTCGGACTCCGCCCCGGCCGGGAACGGCTTGACCGGTTTCTCCGTCTCCAGGAAGCCGGGCAGCGCGCCGGGCCCGGGCGCCGGCTCCCGCGCGGGCGGGTCGTCCCCGGGGAACTCCGGTTCGTCGCCGTACCCGGCGACGATCGCCGCCCAGGCGGCCTCCTCGTCGAACGGTTCGGGGCCGTCCTCGTGCCCGGTGCCGGTACCGCGTTCAGCCACCGGTCGCCGTCCCTTCCCGCTGGGTGCCGTCCGCCACGAGCCGGCCGATGAAGTCGTGGGAGTCCTGGAAGATCCGCTCGGCGTCGTAGTCGAGCGTGGCCACGTGGTAGCTGCGCTCCAGCAGGGTCTCGGTGACGTCCGTGGACGAGACCCGGCTGAGGATGCGGGCGGAGTCGGCCGGCGAGACCACATGGTCCCGCGCGCTGTGCAGCAGCAGCAACGGCTGGGTGACCTGCGGAAGTTCGGCGTCGAGCAGCCGCAGGAAGCGGCGCAGGGAGTGCGCGGCGTGCAGCGGCACCCGGTCGTAGGCGGCCTCCTGGACGCCGCCCTTGGCGATGTCGCTCGCCAGGCCCTTGGTGGTGCGCACCAGATGGCGGGCGACGGGCAGTGCGTACGCCGACAGCCCGTGCACCCGGTTCACGGGGTTGACCACGACGATCCCGCTGATCTCGTCGCCGTGCTTGGCGGCCAGCCGCAGCGCGAGCGCGCCGCCCATGGAGAGGCCGCAGACGAAGACCTGCCGGCACCGGGCGGTGAGGCCGCGCAGGCCCCGGTCGACCTCGGCGTACCAGTCCTGCCAGCCGGTGAGCTGCATGTCCTGCCAGCGGGTGCCGTGGCCGGGCAGCAGCGGCAGGGACACGGTGTATCCGTGCCCGGCGAGGAAGTCGGCCCAGGGGCGCATGGACTGCGGGGAACCGGTGAAGCCGTGGCAGAGCAGGACACCGATGTCCCCGCCCTCGTGGTGGAACGGTTCGGCTCCGGGGAGGACCTGCACCGGAGGTCTCCTGTTCGTCGTCGTTTCGCGAGGTCCGGCAGGGGCTGCCGGGTGATGCCGGGCCGGTGGGCACGGCCGGTTTTCACCGTACGCGACGGCGCCGGTACCGGGTAGGTCCGAAGGCCGCCTCCGGGCGGGAGCCGCCCGCGGCGGCAGGCTAGAGTCGTGCCGCACACACAGGAGGTCCTCGGTTGCTTTACGGCGCAATGAAGCTGTCCATCGGCGGGACGCTGAAACTCGCCTTCCGCCCCTGGGCGGAAGGGCTGGAGAACATCCCGGCGGAGGGCCCGGCGATCCTCGCCAGCAACCACCTCTCCTTCTCCGACTCCTTCTTCTTCCCCGCCATGGTGGACCGGAAGGTCACCTTCATCGCCAAGGCGGAGTACTTCAC from the Streptomyces xinghaiensis S187 genome contains:
- a CDS encoding endonuclease/exonuclease/phosphatase family protein, which gives rise to MHGPGTGGTASDGPAALPASRTEGDGSAVIRVLSYNVRSLRDDREALARVIRACAPDLVLIQEAPRFFRWRKAVARLARAAELVYVTGGATATGPLILSSLRARVERTEDILLPLTPGLHRRGFATAVLRFGGARLVAASCHLSLAAAEREAQAGMLLDVLDRQTWEAGVAHAVVGGDLNDRPGGRAFRRLTGGLRDAWAEAPWGGEYTSTPADPHQRIDAVLATEGVEVLGCGVPLDLGGVSHADLRAATDHLPVLAALRIPAGPGARHRGSPARG
- a CDS encoding alpha/beta hydrolase encodes the protein MQVLPGAEPFHHEGGDIGVLLCHGFTGSPQSMRPWADFLAGHGYTVSLPLLPGHGTRWQDMQLTGWQDWYAEVDRGLRGLTARCRQVFVCGLSMGGALALRLAAKHGDEISGIVVVNPVNRVHGLSAYALPVARHLVRTTKGLASDIAKGGVQEAAYDRVPLHAAHSLRRFLRLLDAELPQVTQPLLLLHSARDHVVSPADSARILSRVSSTDVTETLLERSYHVATLDYDAERIFQDSHDFIGRLVADGTQREGTATGG